CTGGGGTAGAATTTTAACGCGTAGAAAAGTAGTGCTTTTTGTCCTACGCCTATTCTTGCAAGACTGATAGAATCAGCCCGGATGAAATCGCGGGGCAAGAAGTGATGGCCCAAGACACGGGCCCACTTCCCTTGGGTCAATTCTGCACGAGGCTCGCGTCTTCCGAAGAACTCCGGGGTGATTCGGCCGAGCTCCGAACCAGTTCCTCGGCAAAATTACGCCCGAGCCCTTGGCTCTCGGTTTCGCCTACAAGGAGCGCCACCCCGTCCCCTCCCTCGAAGAGCGACAGGGAAGGCACGTCCGTCGCCGCATTTACGTACAACCCCCGGAAGCCTTCTCCCTTCGGGAACCCGGTCCTTTGTCGTACCCGCCATGGCCTCCGAGCTCATCTACCGCGGCCATGACGCCGCCCACACGCCGACGAGCGGCGGCGCCGGGTACACACCCAAGCCGGAGAAGCGGCTGCTCTGGTTCTCACGCCCGCTCCGCTACCTTATTCGGGAGCAGCGCCTCGCCTTCCTACTCGTAGGCATGGCCCTTGCCACCCTCTTCTTCGCCCTCGCTCCCTCCTCTTCCCCCTCCTCCTACTCCTCCGCCGCGGCGGCCGAGCTGGCCCTCCGCTCGGCGATGGAGCTGGCGAGATTCGGCGAGCACCACCGCCACAGGGCGGCGTTCGAGGCGGCGACGTCTAGGGGCTTCGTTGGGGGGAAGGTGCCGCTGGGAATCAAGCGGAAGGGGCTCCGCATCGTGGTAACTGGCGGGGCCGGCTTCGTGGGGAGCCACCTGGTGGACCGGCTGATCGCTCGTGGGGACAGCGTCATCGTGGTGGACAACTTCTTCACGGGGCGGAAGGAGAACGTGATGCACCACTTCGGGAACCCCAACTTCGAGCTCATCCGCCACGACGTCGTCGAGCCGCTGCTGCTCGAGGTCGACCAGATCTACCACCTCGCTTGCCCCGCCTCCCCAGTCCACTACAAGTTCAACCCCGTCAAGACCATCAtatccttttcttcctcttcacTGATCTGTTCATCTCCTTCTTCCTCTAAGATTATTTTTCCCTCCATCTAAACGCATGTTTCTAATGGTAAAAAATTGGCTTTCGGTTTTTATTTCTGGCATTGATGATCGATTCCAATTTTTCTCACTGTTTCATTCAGAATCTTCCGTTTCGTTGGGTAGTTGTTTTGGGTCTTTTCGACTGTTCTTGTTGCAGTCTCTAATGAATTCTGCTGTCTTTTCGATTTGGTAAATTTGTAATGAAGTCCTTGTTTTCCAGTTATATTCTTTCTTGGAATTTCCCAAAATCGTGATCTGTCATCTCTTCTGTTACCTCAAATGGATTATTTTCTGCTTTGAGCTTCTTTCTGTTTAACAATTTACAAGACATCTCCTTTCGGGTTGTCATGTTACGCGAGATCTTGATTTCATGGGTTCATCAGTCCTCGGTGCTGGTTCTTCTCATGCTTACAGATTAATGAAACCATGACCCCATTTTTCTGGTCTTTTTTATAATATGTGGGTATATTTTCCGAGATCAAATTTCTTGTTCATGTTCTTTGTTTTATATACAAACTTATTAGTTGGTTCAGAAAGCTCTACTTGTTTAATAATGGTATGTGGTTGGATGGTAAGTTGATGACCTCCTTGTTGGTGTTCTAGCAAGCGAAATGAATCAAATAGAGAGTAAGGAGAAAGTGCCAATTTTTTCTCCTGGTGAAAGCCTTAATTCATTTAGCCTCTTGTTGTGGATTGCACAAAACCAATGTGGTGGGAACTCTCAACATGCTTGGCCTGGCCAAGAGAGTGGGAGCCAGGTTCCTCCTCACCAGCACCAGTGAAGTCTATGGTGATCCATTACAGCACCCTCAAGTTGAGACCTACTGGGGCAATGTCAATCCCATTGGTatgcatcctctctctctctttcatttcGTTAGCTTTGGCTCTGGCTCTCTTAGAATATTAGGTGGAATAAAACCCATCCTAAGTGGAATAAATCCTTTCTCTTTTTCGTTTCTTTATTGGAATTTCTTAGGGTGGGTTGCAACTTGGAACTTGCAAGTGGACCCATTCCATAAGGAGTGTCTTACGGAATGGAATGGGTATCTatcatgtacatggcaggcccttctcaataaactacctacaatagacaatatgaaaagaagaggtatctatcatgttaaccgatgctccctttgtttgcaacaagaagaaactgttgaccacctttattttgcttgtaattatacaaaatggatatggaaggagattctccagcgatttgaactcaatagactgccgcaaccaaacttgcaccaagaactaggcgaccttatgcaatgtttctcaagaaaagggccacttacacaactggcaaaggttactttcagatgcgctatttggtggatgtggaaggagagatgtaatagaatctttgaatgtcaacacacaaacaatgctcag
This Musa acuminata AAA Group cultivar baxijiao chromosome BXJ1-2, Cavendish_Baxijiao_AAA, whole genome shotgun sequence DNA region includes the following protein-coding sequences:
- the LOC103975146 gene encoding UDP-glucuronic acid decarboxylase 2 isoform X1, which gives rise to MASELIYRGHDAAHTPTSGGAGYTPKPEKRLLWFSRPLRYLIREQRLAFLLVGMALATLFFALAPSSSPSSYSSAAAAELALRSAMELARFGEHHRHRAAFEAATSRGFVGGKVPLGIKRKGLRIVVTGGAGFVGSHLVDRLIARGDSVIVVDNFFTGRKENVMHHFGNPNFELIRHDVVEPLLLEVDQIYHLACPASPVHYKFNPVKTIISNVVGTLNMLGLAKRVGARFLLTSTSEVYGDPLQHPQVETYWGNVNPIGVRSCYDEGKRTAETLTMDYHRGAQVEVRIARIFNTYGPRMCIDDGRVVSNFVAQALRKEPLTVYGDGKQTRSFQYVSDLVEGLMRLMEGEHVGPFNLGNPGEFTMLELANVVQETIDPNAKIEFRPNTEDDPHKRKPDITKAKELLGWEPKIPLRQGLPLMVSDFRKRIFGDHFDVNPSTTTTSTATGTGFS
- the LOC103975146 gene encoding UDP-glucuronic acid decarboxylase 2 isoform X2; translated protein: MASELIYRGHDAAHTPTSGGAGYTPKPEKRLLWFSRPLRYLIREQRLAFLLVGMALATLFFALAPSSSPSSYSSAAAAELALRSAMELARFGEHHRHRAAFEAATSRGFVGGKVPLGIKRKGLRIVVTGGAGFVGSHLVDRLIARGDSVIVVDNFFTGRKENVMHHFGNPNFELIRHDVVEPLLLEVDQIYHLACPASPVHYKFNPVKTIISNVVGTLNMLGLAKRVGARFLLTSTSEVYGDPLQHPQVETYWGNVNPIGWVATWNLQVDPFHKECLTEWNGYLSCTWQALLNKLPTIDNMKRRGVRSCYDEGKRTAETLTMDYHRGAQVEVRIARIFNTYGPRMCIDDGRVVSNFVAQALRKEPLTVYGDGKQTRSFQYVSDLVEGLMRLMEGEHVGPFNLGNPGEFTMLELANVVQETIDPNAKIEFRPNTEDDPHKRKPDITKAKELLGWEPKIPLRQGLPLMVSDFRKRIFGDHFDVNPSTTTTSTATGTGFS